The genomic region CCGTTaagattatttcaattatttgatgACAATATGAAAGTGAAAGTATTATCAAGGAATccagataattatttaagagaaacgaaacgtgatattaataaaggtatatatatttgttcttAAACCAGTATACATAGCTAAATAAAGTATtgtgattaataataaataaatgtatttgaCGTGTTTAGTTCCTAGGAACTATGATCCAGAGTTGCATCCTTTCGAAGCAGCTAGAGAATATACAAGAGCAGTAAATGCAGTAAAACTAGggaaaatatttgcgaaacCTTTTGTAGCAAATTTGGAAGGCCATAAGGATGGGGTATCCACCTTTTGCAAACATCCTGGACAATTGTCTACACTTCTCAGCGGAGCTTTCGATGGGGAAGTCAAAACATGGAATCTTGTTGAGAAAACCTGCGAACGTACATTCCTAGCACATGATGGCATAGTAAGGGGCATTGTGTATGGTTTAAATGCCAACCATATAATCACTACTGGCGATGACAAAACCATTAAGTTATGGAAAGCAGAAAAACCATTATATGGCGAAGAGGAGGAACCTGTGAATACAATTCTCAGCAGAGTAGGTTTAAAAGGATTGCAAcaagacaaattaattttgtttcaagtACAGAATTTAAGATTTAAGAAATGTTTTAGACTATAATTACTGGAATTTCTCATCATCGATCTCTACCTATATTTGCAACATGTGGAGAAGTTTGTCATCTTTGGGAAGAAACAAGGAATGCGCCGATTAAGACATTCCGGTGGGGTGTTGATAGtttatacgatattaaatacaatcCGGTCCAGGCAAATTTACTTGGTAAAAATCATGAACACTTCTTTCtctatttggaaaatattttttatagactTACGAATGTTTAACATTTCATAGCTGCGTGTGCAAGCGACCGTAGTATCATCCTGTACGATGCTAGAGAAACAGGACCTCTAAGGAGAATAGCCATGAATATGAGGACCAATAAAATATCTTGGAATCCTATGGAAGCTGTAACTTTCACATGTGCTAATGAAGACTATAAGTATGTctagaacaaataaatatttataataatattattttccatataattctattacaatttctgttgtaataataatagatcaaAATGCTTATAAAAAACGTTATATTATAACGAATCTAAAGATgcataaaacattaatatttctcttacAGTTTATATACTTTCGATATACGCAATATGAGGTCACCAGTAAATGTTCATATGGATCACGTGTCGGCAGTGATCGACGT from Augochlora pura isolate Apur16 chromosome 5, APUR_v2.2.1, whole genome shotgun sequence harbors:
- the LOC144469904 gene encoding DDB1- and CUL4-associated factor 13, with product MKVKVLSRNPDNYLRETKRDINKVPRNYDPELHPFEAAREYTRAVNAVKLGKIFAKPFVANLEGHKDGVSTFCKHPGQLSTLLSGAFDGEVKTWNLVEKTCERTFLAHDGIVRGIVYGLNANHIITTGDDKTIKLWKAEKPLYGEEEEPVNTILSRTIITGISHHRSLPIFATCGEVCHLWEETRNAPIKTFRWGVDSLYDIKYNPVQANLLAACASDRSIILYDARETGPLRRIAMNMRTNKISWNPMEAVTFTCANEDYNLYTFDIRNMRSPVNVHMDHVSAVIDVDYSPTGQEFVTGSYDKSIRIFECNKGRSREIYHTKRMQRLTCIAWVLDNKYIVSGSDEMNIRIWKARASEKLGVLKPREKASLEYNEALKTKFAAHPLVKRIARHRQVPDHIYKAREEIRMMRRKDNRKESNRRVHSRPGAVPFVPERRKHVIRHDM